The proteins below come from a single Methylobacterium sp. SyP6R genomic window:
- a CDS encoding PAS domain S-box protein has product MIDPVTAAPVDPGGTDLLSADELRRTLDEVGVCIWSLDVSRGPITVSPACARLFGVPSDRLTTFAATQDLVHPDDRPMRAEAIRRALAEGGAYEIVYRVVRPDGECCWLRSRGQVHLDADGKPVRHRGIIVSIDERKRVEADLRAREAHLRSILDTVPDAMVVIDEAGLIHSFSAAAERLFGYAAGEAIGQNVRILMPEPMGSEHDDCLARYRRTGERRIIGTTRVVTGRRRDGSTFPMELAVGEMRSGTQVFFTGFVDDLTEYQRIQARLQELQSELVHVSRLSAMGEMASTLAHELNQPLGAITNYTKGCRRLLAHSDSGSVATAVEVLDKVAEQALRAGQIIRRLRDFVARGETERRVEPVARLIEDACALAMVGAREQGVALRLALDRRAGSVLADRVQIQQVLVNLIRNAREAVAQGPRRELGIAARRLAPDRVEIAVSDTGPGIAEDVAGRLFQPFVTTKPGGMGVGLSICRTITEAHGGRLEVERSASGGATFRLILPADHAGDARRGSGP; this is encoded by the coding sequence ATGATCGACCCGGTGACCGCAGCGCCTGTGGATCCAGGCGGCACCGACCTTCTCAGTGCCGACGAGCTTCGGCGGACCCTCGACGAGGTCGGCGTCTGCATCTGGTCGCTGGACGTGTCGCGGGGCCCGATCACGGTCTCGCCGGCCTGTGCCCGCCTCTTCGGCGTCCCGTCCGACCGTCTGACGACGTTCGCGGCGACCCAGGACCTCGTGCACCCCGACGACCGGCCCATGAGGGCCGAGGCGATCCGGCGCGCCCTGGCGGAGGGCGGCGCCTACGAGATCGTCTATCGCGTCGTGCGGCCCGACGGCGAGTGTTGCTGGTTGCGCTCGCGGGGCCAGGTGCACCTCGACGCCGACGGAAAACCGGTCCGGCACCGCGGCATCATCGTCAGCATCGACGAGCGGAAGCGGGTCGAGGCCGACCTGCGGGCCCGCGAGGCCCATCTGCGTTCCATTCTCGACACCGTGCCGGACGCGATGGTGGTCATCGACGAGGCCGGCCTGATCCACTCCTTCAGCGCCGCCGCCGAGCGCCTGTTCGGCTACGCGGCCGGCGAGGCGATCGGGCAGAACGTCCGGATCCTCATGCCCGAGCCGATGGGGTCCGAGCACGACGACTGCCTCGCCCGCTACCGCCGCACGGGGGAGCGCCGCATCATCGGCACCACCCGGGTGGTGACGGGGCGCCGGCGCGACGGCTCGACCTTCCCGATGGAGCTCGCCGTCGGGGAGATGCGCTCGGGGACGCAGGTCTTCTTCACCGGCTTCGTCGACGACCTGACCGAGTACCAGCGGATCCAGGCCCGCCTGCAGGAACTCCAGTCCGAACTGGTCCACGTCTCGCGCCTGAGCGCGATGGGCGAGATGGCCTCGACGCTCGCCCACGAGCTCAACCAGCCGCTCGGCGCCATCACCAACTACACCAAGGGGTGCCGCCGCCTCCTCGCCCATTCCGATTCCGGCTCCGTCGCCACGGCGGTCGAGGTCCTCGACAAGGTCGCCGAGCAGGCGCTGCGGGCCGGCCAGATCATCCGCCGCCTGCGCGACTTCGTGGCGCGGGGCGAGACCGAGCGCCGCGTCGAGCCGGTCGCGCGGCTGATCGAGGATGCCTGCGCGCTCGCCATGGTGGGCGCCCGCGAGCAGGGGGTTGCCTTGCGCCTCGCCCTCGACCGGCGGGCCGGCTCGGTCCTGGCCGACCGGGTGCAGATCCAGCAGGTGCTGGTCAACCTGATCCGCAACGCCCGCGAGGCCGTGGCGCAGGGGCCCCGCCGCGAACTCGGCATCGCCGCGCGGCGCCTCGCGCCCGACAGGGTCGAGATCGCCGTCTCGGATACGGGGCCCGGCATCGCCGAGGACGTGGCCGGGCGCCTGTTCCAGCCCTTCGTCACCACCAAGCCCGGCGGCATGGGCGTCGGCCTCTCGATCTGCCGCACCATCACCGAGGCGCATGGCGGGCGACTGGAGGTCGAGCGCAGCGCGTCCGGCGGCGCCACTTTCCGGCTGATCCTTCCGGCCGACCATGCCGGCGACGCGCGACGGGGATCGGGGCCATGA
- a CDS encoding formylglycine-generating enzyme family protein codes for MPHAIPLDRPDAPPARDDMVFLPGGTFRMGSDRHYPEEAPVHRVAVDGFWIDRTPVTNARFRAFVRATGHVTLAERAPRAADYPGALPHKLKPGSLVFKPPKGPVDLRNPLAWWRFRPGAHWRCPLGPGSSIAGLDDHPVVHVAYADAAAYAAWAGKALPTEAEWEYAARGGLDGAEFAWGDTLVPGGRHRANTWQGAFPYENSAEDGYERTSPVTAFPPNGYGLHDMIGNVWEWTADFFVPRHPDEAPGACCIPRNPRGGREDASYDPGEPAGPIPRRVLKGGSHLCAPNYCRRYRPAARHPHPVDTSTSHVGFRCVERRGP; via the coding sequence ATGCCGCACGCGATTCCCCTCGACCGCCCCGACGCACCGCCGGCACGGGACGACATGGTCTTCCTGCCCGGCGGAACCTTCCGCATGGGCTCGGACCGCCACTATCCCGAGGAGGCGCCGGTCCACCGCGTCGCCGTCGACGGGTTCTGGATCGACCGCACGCCGGTCACGAATGCCCGGTTCCGCGCCTTCGTGCGGGCGACGGGCCACGTGACGCTCGCCGAGCGGGCGCCGCGCGCCGCGGATTATCCGGGCGCGCTCCCGCACAAGCTGAAGCCGGGCTCGCTCGTGTTCAAGCCGCCGAAGGGACCGGTCGACCTGCGCAACCCCCTCGCCTGGTGGCGCTTCCGGCCCGGCGCGCATTGGCGCTGCCCGCTCGGGCCCGGCTCCTCGATCGCCGGCCTCGACGACCATCCGGTGGTGCACGTCGCCTATGCCGATGCCGCGGCCTACGCGGCCTGGGCCGGCAAGGCGCTGCCGACCGAGGCGGAATGGGAATACGCGGCGCGCGGCGGCCTCGACGGGGCCGAATTCGCCTGGGGCGACACGCTCGTGCCGGGCGGGCGGCACCGGGCCAATACCTGGCAGGGCGCCTTCCCGTACGAGAACTCGGCCGAGGACGGCTACGAGCGCACCTCGCCGGTCACCGCCTTCCCGCCGAACGGCTACGGCCTGCACGACATGATCGGCAACGTCTGGGAGTGGACCGCCGATTTCTTCGTGCCGCGCCACCCCGACGAGGCGCCGGGCGCCTGCTGCATTCCCCGGAACCCTCGCGGGGGCCGGGAGGACGCGAGCTACGATCCGGGCGAGCCCGCGGGTCCCATCCCGCGCCGGGTGCTCAAGGGCGGCTCGCATCTCTGCGCGCCGAATTACTGCCGCCGCTACCGCCCGGCGGCGCGCCACCCCCACCCGGTCGATACCTCCACGAGCCATGTCGGCTTCCGCTGCGTCGAGAGGAGAGGGCCATGA
- a CDS encoding mechanosensitive ion channel family protein → MFDRRRPRPTCPRLPASASLVLILMTVEGRAASTHADWSEAVVEPVDRAVAAFSGGLRARLDQMMAAGTDLDLVRSTLAAADWSPMPLLAGIAAVLVAGLAAYRLTARTHGDAVGGASGRFLARRVLAAAAALAAGLVAATLVAGEAEAVRRTLRAWALVVPLAGLAASLIRAAILERSAAPHRKRLGPLARDLTVAVTWALGGIALLRTLAIWEAGSGLRDLVGTAFVALPTACLIAGAYLRSGRPLAAALAGPRPRSGARRLLARCWPVAAVAVVAVTLAASQVATTLGRPLPPLATLVTLVLVLTWPHCDGRIAAWAERGFQVETVPAAAVAARRTARMALAAVIGAALAALWGAPAALGLGIAVGTLARTLMEIAAVALATAYLWNVIGVAAGRLLAGERGAGAESGGEEAEEAPRTRLGTVLPLLAGAAKAGLAALAVLSVLLALGINVWPLVTGLSVFGLAIGFGSQSLVKDVVSGLFFLADDAFRLGEYIETAGAKGSVEKISIRSVSLRHPRGALATIPYGQIGKVQNYSRDWVIEKLAFRVAFDTDVEKVRRLFKQIGRDLEADPELRPDLLEPFKSQGIAAVEDGTLVIRGKFKARAGRQFAIRKAVLAAVQRAFHDNGIVAVAHPSLMPGTRGPLAEHAAR, encoded by the coding sequence GTGTTCGATCGCCGCCGCCCGCGCCCGACCTGCCCCCGGCTTCCGGCCTCGGCTTCCCTTGTCCTCATCCTCATGACCGTGGAGGGCCGCGCGGCGTCCACGCATGCCGACTGGTCCGAGGCGGTGGTCGAGCCGGTCGACCGGGCCGTGGCGGCGTTCTCCGGCGGGCTGCGGGCGCGGCTCGACCAGATGATGGCGGCCGGCACCGATCTCGACCTCGTCCGCTCCACCCTCGCCGCCGCCGACTGGTCGCCGATGCCGCTCCTGGCCGGGATCGCGGCCGTGCTGGTCGCGGGCCTCGCGGCATACCGGCTGACGGCCCGCACCCATGGCGACGCCGTCGGGGGAGCGAGCGGGAGGTTTCTCGCACGCCGCGTCCTCGCCGCCGCCGCCGCGCTGGCCGCCGGCCTCGTCGCCGCCACCCTCGTCGCCGGGGAGGCGGAGGCCGTCCGTCGCACCTTGCGCGCCTGGGCCCTCGTCGTCCCGCTCGCCGGGCTCGCCGCGTCGCTGATCCGGGCCGCGATCCTGGAGCGATCCGCCGCCCCGCACCGCAAGCGTCTCGGTCCGCTGGCGCGGGACCTTACCGTGGCGGTGACCTGGGCGCTCGGCGGCATCGCCCTCCTGAGGACGCTGGCGATCTGGGAGGCCGGCAGCGGCCTGCGCGACCTCGTCGGGACGGCGTTCGTGGCGCTGCCGACCGCCTGCCTGATCGCGGGCGCCTATCTGCGCTCCGGCCGGCCGCTCGCCGCCGCGCTCGCCGGACCGCGTCCGCGCAGCGGGGCGCGGCGCCTCCTCGCCCGGTGCTGGCCGGTCGCCGCCGTCGCCGTCGTCGCGGTGACACTCGCGGCCTCGCAGGTGGCGACGACGCTCGGGCGCCCGCTCCCGCCGCTCGCGACCCTGGTCACGCTGGTCCTCGTGCTGACCTGGCCGCATTGCGACGGGCGGATCGCCGCCTGGGCCGAACGGGGTTTCCAGGTCGAGACGGTCCCGGCGGCGGCGGTCGCGGCCCGCCGCACCGCCCGGATGGCGCTCGCCGCGGTGATCGGCGCGGCGCTCGCCGCCCTGTGGGGGGCGCCCGCCGCCCTCGGTCTCGGCATCGCGGTCGGAACGCTCGCCCGGACCCTGATGGAGATCGCCGCCGTCGCGCTCGCCACCGCCTATCTGTGGAACGTGATCGGGGTCGCCGCCGGCCGGCTCCTGGCCGGGGAGCGGGGCGCGGGGGCGGAATCCGGGGGCGAGGAGGCCGAGGAGGCGCCGCGGACGCGCCTCGGCACGGTCCTGCCCCTGCTCGCCGGGGCGGCGAAGGCGGGGCTCGCCGCGCTCGCGGTCCTGTCGGTCCTCCTGGCGCTCGGGATCAACGTCTGGCCCCTGGTCACCGGGCTGTCGGTGTTCGGCCTCGCCATCGGCTTCGGCTCCCAATCCCTGGTCAAGGACGTGGTGTCGGGCCTGTTCTTCCTTGCCGACGACGCCTTCCGCCTCGGCGAATACATCGAGACCGCCGGCGCCAAGGGCAGCGTGGAGAAGATCTCGATCCGCTCGGTCTCGCTGCGCCATCCTCGCGGCGCGCTCGCGACCATCCCCTACGGCCAGATCGGCAAGGTGCAGAACTACAGCCGCGACTGGGTCATCGAGAAGCTGGCCTTCCGGGTCGCCTTCGACACCGACGTCGAGAAGGTGCGCCGGCTGTTCAAGCAGATCGGCCGGGACCTCGAGGCCGATCCGGAGTTGCGCCCGGATCTGCTGGAGCCGTTCAAGAGCCAGGGCATCGCCGCGGTCGAGGACGGGACGCTGGTCATCCGGGGCAAGTTCAAGGCCCGCGCCGGGCGGCAATTCGCGATTCGGAAGGCCGTGCTGGCGGCGGTGCAGCGGGCCTTCCACGACAACGGCATCGTCGCGGTCGCGCATCCGAGCCTGATGCCCGGCACGCGCGGCCCACTGGCAGAGCACGCCGCCCGCTGA
- a CDS encoding arylsulfatase: protein MAGTGAVPARAQQPAPAPQPAPLRPAGAGRPVNILVMFGDDVGQSNISAYTFGLVGYRTPNIDRIAREGMIFTDYYAEQSCTAGRSTFITGQATLRTGLSKVGVPGATVGLQKEDVTLAELLKPLGYATGQFGKNHLGDRDEFLPTKHGFDEFFGNLYHLNAEEEPEQRTYPRDPAFRKRFGPRGVLRASADGRIEDTGPLTRKRMETIDDETSAAAIDFMQRQVRANTPFFCWFNATRMHFRTHVAESRRSPPGLTARTEYADGMVEHDGHVGRLLKALDELGIANDTIVLYTTDNGPHLNSWPDAAVTPFRSEKNTNWEGAFRVPCMIRWPGRIQAASASNEIVSGLDWLPTLMAAAGEPDIVAKLLTGYGVGPRTFRVHLDGYNQLPYLTGRQERGARNSFFYFNDDGDLVGLRYENWKLVFEEQRAPGTLRVWAEPFTRLRVPKLFDLRADPYERADVTSNTYYDWFLSQPYLVFAAQAEVAKFLATFRDFPPRQRAASFSVDQIIEQMQKSMEASGQ, encoded by the coding sequence ATGGCGGGGACCGGGGCCGTGCCGGCGCGAGCCCAGCAGCCTGCCCCGGCGCCCCAGCCGGCGCCGCTCCGGCCCGCCGGCGCGGGCCGTCCCGTCAACATCCTGGTGATGTTCGGCGACGACGTCGGGCAGTCGAACATCAGCGCCTACACCTTCGGCCTGGTGGGCTACCGAACGCCCAACATCGACCGGATCGCCCGCGAGGGCATGATCTTCACCGATTACTATGCCGAGCAGAGCTGCACGGCGGGCCGCTCCACCTTCATCACCGGGCAGGCGACCTTGCGCACCGGCCTGTCGAAGGTCGGCGTGCCCGGCGCGACGGTCGGGCTGCAGAAGGAGGACGTGACGCTCGCCGAACTGCTCAAGCCGCTCGGCTACGCCACCGGCCAATTCGGCAAGAACCACCTCGGCGACCGCGACGAGTTCCTGCCGACGAAGCACGGCTTCGACGAGTTCTTCGGCAACCTCTACCACCTCAACGCCGAGGAGGAGCCGGAGCAGCGGACCTATCCGCGCGACCCCGCCTTCCGCAAGCGGTTCGGGCCGCGCGGCGTGCTGCGCGCCTCGGCCGACGGCCGGATCGAGGATACCGGCCCGCTGACCCGCAAGCGCATGGAGACGATCGACGACGAGACCTCGGCGGCGGCGATCGACTTCATGCAGCGGCAGGTGCGGGCGAACACACCCTTCTTCTGCTGGTTCAACGCGACCCGGATGCACTTCCGCACCCATGTCGCCGAGAGCCGACGCAGCCCGCCGGGCCTGACCGCGCGCACGGAATACGCCGACGGCATGGTCGAGCATGACGGCCATGTCGGCCGGCTCCTGAAGGCGCTCGACGAGCTCGGCATCGCGAACGACACCATCGTGCTCTACACGACCGACAACGGCCCGCACCTGAATTCCTGGCCGGACGCGGCGGTCACGCCGTTCCGGAGCGAGAAGAACACCAACTGGGAGGGGGCCTTCCGGGTGCCCTGCATGATCCGCTGGCCGGGCCGCATCCAGGCGGCGTCGGCCTCGAACGAGATCGTCAGCGGCCTCGACTGGCTGCCGACCCTGATGGCCGCCGCCGGCGAGCCCGACATCGTCGCCAAGCTCCTGACGGGCTACGGCGTCGGCCCGCGGACCTTCCGGGTCCATCTCGACGGCTACAACCAGCTTCCCTACCTCACGGGACGGCAGGAGCGCGGGGCGCGCAACTCGTTCTTCTACTTCAACGACGACGGCGATCTCGTCGGACTGCGCTACGAGAACTGGAAGCTCGTGTTCGAGGAGCAGCGGGCGCCGGGAACCCTGCGGGTCTGGGCCGAGCCGTTCACCCGCCTGCGCGTCCCCAAGCTGTTCGACCTGCGGGCCGATCCGTACGAACGCGCCGACGTCACGTCGAACACCTATTACGACTGGTTCCTGTCGCAGCCCTATCTCGTCTTCGCGGCGCAGGCCGAGGTCGCGAAGTTCCTGGCGACGTTCCGGGACTTCCCGCCGCGCCAGCGCGCCGCGAGCTTCAGCGTCGACCAGATCATCGAGCAGATGCAGAAGTCGATGGAGGCGTCGGGCCAATGA
- the aqpZ gene encoding aquaporin Z, translating to MDIRKCTAEAIGTFWLTFAGCGSAVIAAAFPQVGIGLLGVALAFGLTVVTMAYAIGHISGCHLNPAVTIGLAAGGRFPAHDIAPYVIAQVLGGLVAAALLYAIAAGAPGFDLAKGFAANGYGEHSPGQYSLMSCLLAEVVLTAMFLFVIMGATHGKAPVGFAPLAIGLCLTLVHLVGIPITNLSVNPARSTGPAVFVGGWALAQLWLFWVAPIAGGVLGGVLYRAMSEEPPVQVAGMAPPAPAE from the coding sequence ATGGACATCCGCAAATGCACCGCCGAGGCGATCGGCACCTTCTGGCTCACCTTCGCCGGCTGCGGCAGCGCCGTCATCGCCGCCGCCTTCCCGCAGGTCGGTATCGGGCTCCTCGGCGTCGCGCTCGCCTTCGGTCTCACCGTCGTCACCATGGCCTACGCGATCGGCCACATCTCGGGCTGCCACCTCAACCCGGCGGTGACGATCGGGCTTGCGGCCGGAGGCCGGTTTCCCGCCCACGACATCGCGCCCTACGTGATCGCGCAGGTTCTCGGCGGCCTCGTCGCGGCGGCTCTGCTCTACGCGATCGCCGCCGGCGCGCCCGGCTTCGACCTCGCCAAGGGCTTTGCGGCCAACGGCTACGGCGAGCACTCGCCCGGGCAGTATTCCCTGATGTCCTGCCTCCTCGCCGAGGTGGTGCTGACGGCGATGTTCCTGTTCGTGATCATGGGGGCGACCCACGGCAAGGCGCCGGTGGGCTTTGCGCCCCTGGCGATCGGCCTGTGCCTGACCCTCGTCCACCTCGTCGGCATCCCGATCACCAACCTGTCGGTCAATCCGGCCCGCAGCACCGGCCCGGCCGTGTTCGTAGGCGGATGGGCGCTGGCGCAGCTGTGGCTGTTCTGGGTCGCGCCGATCGCCGGCGGGGTCCTGGGCGGCGTCCTCTACCGCGCGATGAGCGAGGAGCCCCCGGTCCAGGTCGCCGGCATGGCACCGCCCGCCCCGGCGGAGTGA
- a CDS encoding class I SAM-dependent methyltransferase — translation MRKPGPIWPRVTAWVSREAQDRDCGNDRDPTLHGPLRLNGSFRRSDARIGAAAGAPCSSVAFGFPSPPAGPPTRKDAMMPHDRPRLPDDGRPVVLAHKTFLASREALASLSLKDRFRFIHDHNLWGAATSASGLGSEAGATRAIRDGLPGLLDGLGVATLLDAPCGDAGWIVGVDLGAIRYVGVDIVPDLIARNRTEHPPGFEFRVADITRDTLPEADAILCRDGLVHLSFSNIDGALANFRRSGARWLVTTTFTQWQANRDCEDGDWRALNFERAPFAWGPPLRLLDERCEEGGGGWRDKSLAVWDLAATARP, via the coding sequence ATGCGAAAACCCGGTCCGATCTGGCCAAGAGTAACGGCCTGGGTCAGTCGCGAGGCGCAGGATCGCGATTGCGGTAACGATCGCGACCCGACCCTTCACGGCCCGCTACGCCTGAACGGGTCGTTTCGCCGGAGCGATGCGCGCATCGGCGCGGCCGCCGGCGCACCCTGTTCGAGCGTGGCCTTCGGCTTTCCGTCACCACCGGCCGGCCCGCCGACGCGCAAGGACGCGATGATGCCGCACGACCGACCGCGCCTGCCGGACGACGGCCGCCCCGTCGTCCTCGCCCATAAGACGTTCCTGGCGAGTCGGGAGGCCTTGGCCTCCCTGTCGCTGAAGGACAGGTTCCGGTTCATCCACGACCACAATCTCTGGGGCGCGGCGACGTCGGCATCGGGCCTCGGCTCGGAGGCGGGTGCCACGCGGGCGATCCGCGACGGGCTGCCCGGCCTCCTCGACGGATTGGGCGTCGCGACCCTGCTCGATGCGCCGTGCGGCGATGCCGGCTGGATCGTGGGCGTCGATCTCGGCGCGATCCGTTACGTCGGGGTCGACATCGTGCCCGACCTGATCGCCCGGAACAGGACCGAACATCCGCCCGGATTCGAGTTCCGCGTCGCCGACATCACGCGCGACACGCTGCCGGAGGCCGATGCCATCCTGTGCCGCGACGGCCTCGTTCATCTCAGTTTCTCGAACATCGACGGGGCTCTGGCGAATTTCAGGCGCTCGGGCGCACGCTGGCTCGTCACGACGACCTTCACGCAGTGGCAGGCCAACCGGGATTGCGAGGACGGCGATTGGCGCGCCCTCAATTTCGAGCGCGCGCCCTTCGCCTGGGGACCGCCGCTGCGGCTCCTGGACGAGCGCTGCGAGGAAGGCGGCGGCGGGTGGCGCGACAAGAGCCTCGCCGTGTGGGATCTCGCCGCGACCGCCCGGCCGTGA
- a CDS encoding alkyl/aryl-sulfatase, translating to MSTRRAFIKALPGAGAAFSLAGSAVWGEGAPRAGDERTVPAFADHFHPQGKPPSAFTREVLRRARSTLPFSDERDFAEQRRGLIAPMTAMTIPADAGHLAWDMRPFRFLDEEDAFDTIHPSLLRISRLNNNYGLYEVIPGIYQVRGFDLSDLTFVRGRTGWIVFDPLVSRETARAALALFQEHVGEGRPVSAVIYSHTHGDHWGGVRGVVDEEDVRSGKVPVIAPAGFLAHTVAENVYAGNAMNRRLFYQYGLLLPSGPHGYVGQGLGQRVSAGASGLIAPTRHVEKPIEEFEVDGVRMVFQNTPDTEAPREMNTYLPDMKALWMAENVIASLHNIYTLRGAPVRDPLNWSKYINEALYRFGREAEVMFASHHWPRWGNARIQEVLRAQRDLYAHMNNQVLHLANQGVTINEIHTVYALPKSLQQTWHCRGYHGSPEHNSRGVIQRYLGFWDCNPATLIPLPASESAPLYVEMMGGAGAILARGRRLHEEGKYRLAQEIVNTLIQAEPHNRAAKELLADIFEQIGYQQENPGLRNSFLSGAYELRSGIPEGATANSSSPDVVRAMTTELFLNFLGIRMDSRKAEGLRFTINLVTPDNGERFVIEMENATLTNIAGFQAENPDLTLTIDRAELERTMTGERTLEAQIADGTARVEGDAGILAQLAATMVAFDPRFEIMPGTKPGAPHGQRQADAYRAEPRAVIAE from the coding sequence ATGTCGACGAGACGCGCGTTCATCAAGGCGCTGCCGGGCGCGGGGGCCGCCTTCTCCCTCGCCGGCAGCGCCGTCTGGGGCGAGGGCGCCCCTCGGGCGGGGGACGAGCGGACCGTCCCGGCCTTCGCCGACCATTTCCACCCGCAGGGCAAGCCGCCCTCCGCCTTCACCCGGGAGGTGCTGCGGCGGGCGCGGTCCACCCTCCCCTTCTCGGACGAGCGGGACTTCGCGGAGCAGCGCAGGGGGCTGATCGCCCCGATGACCGCGATGACGATCCCGGCCGATGCCGGTCATCTGGCCTGGGACATGCGGCCGTTCCGGTTCCTCGACGAAGAGGACGCGTTCGACACCATCCATCCGTCCCTGCTCAGGATCTCGCGGCTCAACAACAATTACGGGCTCTACGAGGTGATTCCGGGCATCTACCAGGTGCGCGGCTTCGATCTTTCCGACCTCACCTTCGTGCGCGGCCGGACCGGGTGGATCGTGTTCGATCCGCTCGTCAGCCGGGAAACGGCGCGGGCCGCCCTCGCGCTGTTCCAGGAGCATGTCGGCGAGGGGCGGCCGGTCTCGGCGGTGATCTATTCCCACACCCACGGCGACCATTGGGGCGGCGTGCGCGGCGTGGTCGACGAGGAGGACGTGCGCTCCGGCAAGGTGCCGGTGATCGCGCCCGCGGGCTTCCTCGCCCACACCGTGGCGGAGAACGTCTATGCCGGCAACGCCATGAACCGGCGCCTGTTCTACCAGTACGGGCTGCTCCTGCCGTCCGGCCCGCACGGCTATGTCGGGCAGGGGCTCGGCCAGCGCGTCTCGGCCGGGGCGAGCGGGCTGATCGCCCCGACGCGCCACGTCGAGAAGCCGATCGAGGAATTCGAGGTCGACGGTGTCCGGATGGTCTTCCAGAACACGCCGGACACCGAAGCGCCCCGCGAGATGAACACCTACCTGCCGGACATGAAGGCGCTCTGGATGGCGGAGAACGTCATCGCCTCCCTGCACAACATCTACACCCTGCGGGGCGCGCCGGTGCGCGATCCGCTCAACTGGTCGAAATACATCAACGAGGCGCTCTACCGCTTCGGCCGCGAAGCCGAGGTGATGTTTGCCTCCCACCATTGGCCGCGCTGGGGCAACGCGCGGATCCAGGAGGTCCTGCGGGCGCAGCGCGACCTCTACGCCCACATGAACAACCAGGTGCTCCACTTGGCAAACCAGGGCGTGACGATCAACGAGATCCACACTGTCTACGCCTTGCCGAAAAGCCTGCAGCAGACCTGGCATTGCCGCGGCTATCACGGCTCGCCGGAGCACAACAGCCGCGGGGTGATCCAGCGCTATCTCGGCTTCTGGGACTGCAACCCGGCGACGCTGATCCCGCTGCCGGCCTCCGAGAGCGCACCGCTCTACGTCGAGATGATGGGCGGGGCGGGCGCGATCCTCGCCCGCGGCCGGCGCCTGCACGAGGAGGGGAAGTATCGCCTGGCCCAGGAGATCGTGAACACGCTGATCCAGGCCGAGCCGCACAACCGAGCCGCCAAGGAACTGCTCGCCGACATCTTCGAGCAGATCGGCTATCAGCAGGAGAATCCCGGCCTGCGCAACAGCTTCCTCTCCGGCGCCTACGAGCTGCGCTCCGGCATCCCCGAGGGCGCGACCGCGAATTCGAGCAGCCCCGACGTGGTGCGGGCGATGACGACCGAGCTGTTCCTGAACTTCCTCGGCATCCGCATGGACAGCCGCAAGGCGGAGGGACTGCGCTTCACGATCAACCTCGTCACGCCGGACAACGGCGAACGGTTCGTGATCGAGATGGAGAACGCGACGCTCACCAACATCGCGGGCTTCCAGGCCGAGAATCCGGACCTGACGCTCACCATCGACCGGGCCGAGCTCGAGCGGACGATGACCGGCGAAAGGACCCTGGAGGCGCAGATCGCCGACGGGACCGCGCGGGTCGAGGGCGATGCCGGGATCCTGGCGCAGCTCGCCGCCACGATGGTCGCGTTCGATCCGCGCTTCGAGATCATGCCGGGCACCAAGCCGGGCGCCCCCCACGGGCAGAGGCAGGCCGACGCCTACCGGGCCGAGCCCCGTGCCGTGATCGCCGAGTAG
- a CDS encoding HdeD family acid-resistance protein, with product MSGSAIFDRSPLGAGRDRGWFIAIGCALLLLGAAGLFMVTTLTIASTLWFGILLLVAGIVEIVEALARSDEAEALSSRIGRFLAGLMYLIGGLYAVFRPLEASLALTLVLGATLIASGVARAIWAAAHEMRTSRAAVILFSVLSVLLGAAIIGQWPYSGLWAIGLFVSCDLLGTGLSWLGVGLFGEAQAAPALSR from the coding sequence ATGAGCGGTTCGGCAATCTTCGATCGGTCGCCGCTCGGCGCGGGGCGCGACCGTGGATGGTTCATCGCGATCGGCTGCGCCTTGCTGCTCCTCGGTGCCGCGGGCCTGTTCATGGTCACGACGCTGACGATCGCCAGCACGCTGTGGTTCGGCATCCTGTTGCTCGTCGCCGGCATCGTCGAGATCGTCGAAGCCCTCGCGCGGTCCGACGAGGCGGAAGCGCTCAGCTCCCGCATCGGGCGCTTCCTGGCCGGCCTGATGTATCTCATCGGCGGGCTCTACGCGGTCTTCCGGCCCCTCGAGGCCTCGCTCGCCCTCACGCTCGTTCTCGGGGCAACCCTGATCGCCTCGGGCGTGGCGCGGGCGATCTGGGCCGCCGCCCACGAGATGCGGACGTCCCGCGCCGCCGTGATCCTGTTCTCCGTGCTCTCGGTGCTGCTGGGCGCCGCCATCATCGGGCAGTGGCCGTATTCCGGCCTGTGGGCGATCGGGCTGTTCGTCTCCTGCGACCTCCTGGGCACCGGCCTGTCCTGGCTCGGGGTCGGCCTGTTCGGCGAGGCACAGGCCGCGCCGGCCCTCTCGCGGTGA
- a CDS encoding MucR family transcriptional regulator: MTKIDTSGYDLISLAASIVSSYVTRNSLPAADLPGLITTTHAALGKLGAPAEPEPVRPQPPVAIRKTVGYDYIISLEDGRKYKALKRHLTSRGLTAEEYRQKWGLPADYPMVCEAYAKTRSDLAKSNGLGQSRGAGSRLR, from the coding sequence ATGACAAAAATCGACACTTCTGGATACGATCTGATTAGCCTCGCAGCCAGCATCGTTTCGTCCTATGTGACGAGGAATAGCCTGCCCGCCGCGGACCTCCCGGGGCTGATCACGACGACGCATGCGGCGCTCGGCAAGCTCGGCGCCCCGGCCGAACCGGAGCCCGTCCGCCCGCAGCCGCCCGTGGCGATCAGGAAGACGGTGGGCTACGATTACATCATCAGTCTGGAAGACGGCCGGAAGTATAAGGCCTTGAAGCGCCACCTCACGAGCCGCGGCCTCACGGCCGAGGAATACCGGCAGAAATGGGGGTTGCCGGCCGATTATCCGATGGTGTGCGAGGCCTATGCGAAAACCCGGTCCGATCTGGCCAAGAGTAACGGCCTGGGTCAGTCGCGAGGCGCAGGATCGCGATTGCGGTAA